The genomic region AACTATTTTCTCCTGGCTGGGATTGTCAAGTTTACAGAAGACGAGATTAAATTGTTTGACCACTTCATTAATCAAACCAGTGTCGACGAGTCCTACTATGCTAGTATTGAATACTGCTtatcaaaaattaaaaatgacCAATTTAAGAAAAGTGATAAGAACACAATTATCGTAACTAACGACCGACTTTCAAATTTGTTGATAGAGGATGTGAACACTGAAGTGTTAAACACATGGAAAAACTATTCACTGATTAATTTCACGGCATTTAACCCCAAGGGCAGGCTAACCATGGGTCGGAGAATAAATTACACCTTTTCAGTCGTCTCAGATAATGACAAGTTCCATATACCAATAGGCTACGACCGTATCTTTACAAACAGTAATGAGATACATAAGTTTGAATTGGGACTCAATATACCATCTGGGACATCTAACTTTTCCGGGTCTTCTAGGTCACCAGAAACAGGtaaaatttctattaaattCCTCAATCAGGAGGAAACACCTAACAAGAACTGGATACGAGATAATCAACATCTCTTGTTTGATAGTACAAACTTAACGCCTAATCCCGTTACCACAGATAACGACACCTTTAAAGAGAGGGGTTCCTCCTACCATCCCTATGGAAGCACAGATAATGACTTTAAACATTCCAATGACCGTTATAGAAATGTATTCTGTGAGATTTACCACAACTCCCCCGAGATTGTCGAACAAATGTTCATTCCGAACTCAAAGTCGAAGTGGTTGTGCATAGATTTATCCCGCATCGACTCACTAATTGAAAacttgtaatttttaattatttccatATATACTCTATTTATTTGAATGGGTTTCTTTGATAAGGTAGAGGCGAGAATTAGCTCAAACTCGACCATTCTTTGCCTAGGTTTGGACCCTAGAGACGAACAGGTGGAAAAATTTTCCAAAACTGCAGAATTTGAAAGGCTATTCCAACTTAATGTAgataaaaaagaaaattggtataaacttgataaaaattctaCCTATGTTAAACTTAAACTCTACTGCCTACACATTCTTGACAACACACTAGACCATGTGTGCTGTGTAAAGCCGAATTTGGCCTTTTTCCTATCCAGATTAACTGATGGAGTTCAggttaatattatatctAGGATTCCTACCACTTTAGTCCAGTATTCTTTATAGTTTTTcgaaaaattttattttacatcaTCTATATACTTCTTTACCCaattgtttttaaatattcaatatatCTCCTGGTTATAACGATTTGTAGGTTTTGGTAGAGTTGTGTAATTATTTAAGGGAATTAAATGTTCCGGTACTGCTGGACTGCAAACTTGGCGACATCGGCACAACGACCGAATACTACAAGAAGTTTGTGTTTGAGGAGCTCAGAGCAGACTCTTGCACTGTGAACACGCTCCTAGGGTCTGATGTTCTCAAATCCTTCTGTTCCGACTCTTccaataattttgtaaatgaCCTTTTCGTGCTCGCCAAATGCTCCAATGAGTCATCACAAGAGTTCCAGTCTGCTCTTTTAAAGGATGGGACCCCTCTTTATTTACGTGTGATTCAACAATCTGAGAAATTCCTAGGTTTAAAACactttattatcattaattaatttttattagtcgactaattaatattgattgAATAGAGAATAACAGTTGTAACTGTAAGTTTGGCTACGTTGTCGGATCAAACTGCGTTGATGAGATTAGGAGAATTAGGGAAAGCTATGAGTGTTATCTTTTGGTGCCAGGGATAGGATCTCAGGGCGGCGACCTGGAACAAACACTAAGATACGGTACATTTCACTATTAGTTAAATTCACACCTTTTAGGCCTAAACAAGAACAAGGGAGGCTTAATTGTGCCCATCTCCAGATCAATCACTGATACTGATGTATGCCTAAAGTTTCTCATAGTGTTTCAGGACCCGAATAAAAGCGCTGTATATTACAAGAATCTAATCAACAAGTATATTAAGTAGCGATTACTGTGAATCTTCTGACAGTTCATCCTCTTGTGATAGTTCTTCGTTTTCAGAACTTGTGTAGTCGGTGTATATATCGTCTTCGTCCTCCTCCTGTTCGTTGTTTTGCTGGTTCTGATAGTCTTCGATTTGTATTTTCAGCTTCATATTCTCAACTTGTCTTTCCAACGTCACTGTCTGGTATTTGAGCAGGAATTGTATGCAATAAGTGACCAGTCCGGGGATGCTGTTGATAAGATCAGTTTCGAAATCCTAAAAATACATGAAGTTATAATTCTCACCtgtttatttatattctcGTTTTCCTTCTTAAGTTTCTTCAAGGCCATTGAGTCGTCTGCATCCTCAACTTCAATGAGCATCTTAATGTTCTGCACTCCTTTTGTTTGAAATTGCGTCTCATCTACGTTGCTTTCATGGAGTATCTTCTTCCCGTAAATATCCTCTTCATCTTGCTCATCTCTCttattctaaaaaatagtCATAACTTTGGTTTTACCTGAAATATGTTTATCAAAGTGTCCAAGTTTGAGAACCAGTTATTGTGCTGGACGTCAAATTGTCCCTGATCAACTATCAAGTCGTCCAACTTTCTTTTTTGTAACTGTTTCCTCCATATATTCTCCTCAACCGTGTGTTCAGTGATTAGTCTATACACGTTCACGTCTTTAGTTTGTCCAATTCTATGAcatctaaaaaatttttagttaaCAAAAAAACagtttataaaaatttttgtGGATTTAAAGAAACCTGTCCATCGCTTGACGGTCGATTGCTGGATTCCAATCAGTGTCGTAGAAGATAACAGTGTCGGCTCCCGTCAGTGTTATCCCAACTCCGCCAGTTCTCGTAGAACTTATGAAAAGGAAAATCTTAGTGTTTTCGTTGAACCTGTTTATTATCTTCTGTCTCATGTCGATCTAAAAACCATTATAAACATGggaaaatatttattatatatacctTTGTTGAGCCGTCAAGTCTAATGTATGTGAAGCCCATGAAGTTAATCCAGTTTTCTAGAATATCTAACATTTTCGAGAACTGGGTATAAATGATACACCTATGATCCTCAGACTTTAGTTTCAGTAGCAAGGGCCCCAAAACCTTAAATTTCCCGCAGTCGTCATTGATTGAGCGTCTTGAGGGAAAAAGGAGCTTATAATTTGAGTTAACTGCTTCAACGGTCACTTTATTCTCTTTATAATACTTCTTGTCATCTCTTTTCAGGAGTTTTGTTTTGACTTCGTTCATGTACCAGTcgtttttattattgtagTTAATTCCCTGGGTTCCAGAAAAGTATAACTTTACTGGCTTACTAACTACTTTGACTGATATTAACAAGAAATTCAAAATCAATATCAGGTATGActcaattattttatttatttccaagTTATTCTTCAAGTTGAGGTTGAGTATGTTATCTTGTCTGTTTAGCAGTTTTTGGCTCAACATCTTATTACTGAGTTCGTCACTTGGGTTTTGGTTCACTGTTAGTTTTCTAGCTTTAAAATTATCGTTCATTGGACCCAAATTTATCTTTTGACCCTGCAATAATTGTTCTCTTGACAACTTGTTTATCATATTTCTCTTAGTGACTTCACTATTATTCTGTGGCTCAGACTTCAACTTTTCACTATTTATGCCATATCCGTTATAGTGATTATAGTTATTGGGTTTCTCTAAATCTACATCAGTTACAAAATTCTGATTCAAAACCTCCTTATTATCGTCGAATGTACTTGAAACCAGATTATTCAAAGAAAGGAAACTAAGTTGAGAGTTTAGATCTACCCTTCTCTTCTTAATTCTCTTATCAACTATCAGCCTTTCAGTTCTTTTTCTTTTAGAACACACTTCTAAAAATGACTTTCCACTATTATTAATCTTATTTGTAAGGTTGCGATTATCGAAATTGTGTTTCAGTTTATCACTGATTTGAAAGAGGTATGGCAGTTGGAGCGTGTTTATATTGAATTCAATTGGTATTTGGGCATCTCGTGATTTGAGTTGATCTGGATGATTGCAAATTTTCCTCAGCTGTATCAGAATATTAAGCATACTTCTATAGCTCAGTCTCTCTTCTTTACTTGCTTCCTTATTTGAAGAAAAATTGTATAGGTGAATATACTCATCATAAAGCACTTGTTGTCTTTTCGTTAATGTGCACTTGAGCACATGTTCATATTTTGAGGGCATTTGCTTCTCCACATCTTTTTTCAATCTTCTCAACAAGTATGGTCTGAATATTGCATGGAGTTTTTCAACTAGTTCcatgttatttttattcatttctTCTCTTTCCTTGTTCTTCTTTTCAAGTTCATTATCTGTGAAGAGCGGGTTATTGCTGTACATGTTATCGAGTGCTTGATTCAACGGGTCTGTGAAccaaatattaaattgtgTGTGCGACGTGAATATGTTCGGGAGTATGAAATGCATAAGTGACCACAATTCCTGCAGTGAGTTCTGAAGTGGTGTTCCTacaaaatcattattaaaaaattttaatttagtttttatttattttctaacCTGTTAATAACAGtctaaattttgtattaaatGTCAACAATGTTTGCCAACGCTTTGAGGTGAAGTTTTTGATGTTTTGTGCTTCGTCGAGTATCATGTATTCCCATGCTCTTCTCTTTAGTATATACGAATCCTGGACCACAATGGTGTATGATGAAATTAAGACGTTGAATGAGTACGGTTTGTTCCAACCCGTCCTCTTTTTCGCTCTTTCTGCTGGTGTTCCGTAATACGCCAGGACTTTGAAACCTGGGCaaaatttgttaaactCCATTACCCAGTTCAACAGTATGCTAGTTGgaacaattattatatgaGGTCCCCAATTCCCCTTATTACATGCCAAGTATGCCAACAAGCAGATCGTCTGGAGTGTCTTTCCCAGTCCCATTTCATCTGCCAGTATTCCGTTGATGTTCCTTTCATAAAGCGATACTAACCACCTCAGGCCTTCTTTTTGGTACGGTCTCAAAACTCCCTTGATTAGAAATGGTACTTCTATATCTACATCATCTTCCTCTTGGTTAACTTGAACCCTGTTATTTTGTTCTTCAGTTAAAACCTTTTCCATCTTACTTTTGGACGATTCTTCATCCTTTTGAGTTTTATTGGTTTTAATCTCTACTTTATTACTATCAtcttttttatatttatatttcttTTTAGGTACTGGCACATCAGCTTCATCACTCTGATTTtgatacatttttaataattcttctAATGGCATTTCAGCTTCTTTTTGTAAATCATTCAATTCATTCTCTTCCTTGTCAGAATCCATTTCATCTTCCAATTTCAAATCATCTAACTCCATACGCTCCTCATCCTTATTCAATACATACTCATCCTCTACCTGATCCTCATCATTAGATACATTAGGCTTGGAAGATTCATATCTATCAGAATTAGGAGATTGTGGGTCATCAGACATAGAAAGTTCAGATACTCTGTCAGCTTCTGAGTCACTCACCTTTTCAGCTTCGTCTCGGTCACTCGCTTGAGCTTCGTCTGAATCAGTCACTTGTTCAATTTCATCATAATCTGGTTCTTCCGATTGTTCATCAGTCTGATTTtgatacatttttaataattcttctAATGGCATTTCAGCTTCTTTTTgtaaatcatttaattcattCTCTTCCTTGTCAGAATCCATTTCATCTTCCAATTTCAAATCATCTAACTCCATACGCTCCTCATCCTTATTCAATACATACTCATCCTCTACCTGATCCTCATCATTAGATACATTAGGCTTAGGGGATCCAACCTTATCTTGCtgatttttattttttggtTTTGGTATGTGATTTTGGGGTTCCGAatgattaatattttgagTGGTCTGGGGTTGCGTAGTAACGGTTTTAATCTTCTTGTCAAGTATATATCTATCTTGGTCATTAATTGATACCTTGATTGCATCCTGGATGAACTTATCAAGGTTTTGctttttcttctttataAGTTCTTGCTGTAAATCCTTCTTCAAATGTTCCCATGCAAACTTTTCGATTTTTTTCCAGAATAAATCAATTGAGTTACTGAGATTGCGATAAATTAACAAGACTTGCTTGTTTCTTTCTGTTTTATTCTTCTCAAGATCTTGCTCCatctttattatatatttgcTTGTGTTGGTTACTAGATTCTTATATATTTTCCTTTTCTCCTTGTGTTCATCATTTACTAGATCCTGAAAATCTTTCATCTCCTCCAATATTTCTTCAAACTTCAAAATGTGCTTATCTTTGTCCCTACTTGAGGTCGGCGATAATGACGAGCAGCTAAAAACTGAAGGCTCGTTGATTTTGTTTGGTATTGATTTACCCATTTCAGAATACAACTCGTTTAATTTGGACTGAAGCGAGTTTATTAGCTTGTTTATATCCTTAATTTCATCTTTAAATTGCTCATAATTCCCTCCCAACTCAATTAAGAACACTGGATCAACTTGCACATTATCCAATCCCAGCTTCCTCAACTCAGAAATATCTTTTCGTAGGAGCGATTCTCTGTTTTGAATAAAgtaattttcaatataatttaacccttttataaatatatgttccttgtttatcattatttttttctttttcttcTGTTTTGAGGCCAAATATTCATACTcgttaaaattaaacacCTCAGCTCCCTTCAGCTCATTCAATTGATTCATTATCATTTCTTCGTGCTCTAATTGTTCTTGCGTCGGTTTGTTAACATAGTTTTCTAGGCTAtaactattattatatttaatataactGGCGGCTGAGGTTTCCGATAATGACCTTTGTTGTACAAACCCAAGTTGAGGATTAAAGTAAGGTTGTGGTTGCCATTGCAGTCCAAAAAACTGTTGGTTTGCGGCATATGTTGCTGAAACTGATCTGATAAATTCTTCGTGATCGCTAGAACTAGTGTATAACTGTTGATTTTCTCTCTTCATTCTTTTCTTTTTCAATACTCCTTTATCTGAATATTTAAGTTCATCTTGGCTCATATCTTCAATATTTGGTTCATGTGATGCtatttttttcatcaaCAATCTTTGATTTATTGCTGCTGTTCTTTTCGACCTTCTATTCTCTCCTTCTTCCTCTCCCATGTTTTCCTTACTTTGGGAACCTTCATTTCCCAAATTTTCTCTATTTTCCTCTAAATTCTGGGTTTGTTTTGCTTCATTCTCCTGTACCAATAATGGATTTTCCTTATATTGCGATTCTTCCTTTACACATTCTCCAATCTGATCTTCCTTTTTGTGAAACCATTTAAGAATGGTAACTCCGTTAGGATTACAGTTTGGAgttgtatttttattattctctGGAGGTtccataatatttataattaatcGAATTATCCGtaattttacttttttATTACCTTCTAGcttttatttcttctaataATCTCAAGAATTCTAAGTTTTCATTGTCCTTATGTTTTTTTTCTACACCTGATTTATCTCTCTTGATTTTAGTCTTATTTTTCACTCCTTTATTGTCACCAATACGTTTAGATCTTTTTAAATTAGGTTTATTGGCCAATTGATAGTATTTATCACTAATTTTATCACTTCTTAGACTTACTGGCACATACGGCACTTCTGGATTATTGTTTAATCTCAAACCtcttataaaatttaaaaatgattttcTTAGAGCTCTAAAAGTCTGTATTGACTTGTTTATATCTCTAGATTCGATATTAATCTTCTTTAGTTCATTTTCATCGACATCGaaattactatatataagCTTCCTCCTGTTCTTGACCTGTTTGCAAACATTAACTTTTgaacaaatttatatattaaaaaattacctttcttagttttttattaaattttccCAATTTGTATGTAAATCTTCTTGCTTCAAAGGTTGCCCATTTAACTAAACGTGTTTATTGGTTTAGTGTTCTTACGTTTAtctaaattttctttattttttctattatattttgGGTTTTCACTTATATTGAAAAATCGTTCATCAATTACTATAAGTTTTGGATTATTATAGTTGTCAAAACTTACTGTGATCAGAAGGTGATTCTATAACACTGAAATCAACTATTTCGCTACTTGTTGCTTTCAGTTGATAAGTCTCGGGACtagtattattaaaataaataaaacagatgtttttgaaatttaaagaaaCTGTTTCCGCCTGAAATTTATACACATATACTAGCAACAGGTGAAACACATAAATCATAACTTTCTTGCACCATTTGTTACATAAATTTCCTTTAAAtaagtttatttaaaaataaatacattaaaatgaaattgagGAGTGGATGGGGGATTAAAAATACTGGCGAAAAAAGAAGGCAAATATACGATATATGAGTTTTGATCTTTTTGAGGTGGTACTTTTTTGGACTGGAGTTGCGTTTGAAAACAAGGCGTAGATTTCGTATTTGATTGGATCCAACACGCTAACTGAGTTAGTTTCCACAAGTATATTCATCTCCAGGTCCTTGTTGTGTGACCTTCTAGATAGGTTTGAGCTTCCAATTAACATTGCGCATGGCCCTTTAATATTCTTCTTAAACTCTTCAAATGTAAGTTCTTTGGCGTTTTTTGGTAGTTCTCCTTGGAAAGCCCATATTCCTTTGTGATGGAATGTATATCCTGGGTTATGGTACTCGTAATAAAAAGAatcattttcttcttcttccttATCTTTGTAATCCCTAGGACTCCTCTTAAACACATAATCTAAAAGTAGGTTCTGATAGTGACAATAAAGTTTCGGAATGATTTTCTTTGAATCACTACAATTGTGGAAATCGTTTGCTGTTGGCGATGAGGTTAAAACGTAAAAGGATCCCATATTTTCTGAGCTTTTACAATTCAACATATATGTTACTAAATCTGAGTATTCTTTCGTAAAATTTAGGTATGACGTTGCCAATACCAATGAATGTCCTGATTTACGAAACTTGATCATGAGGTCTTTGCACAGTTCCTCGTCTTGTCTGAATGGCGGGTCTGTGAATCCCAGTTGGAAGAAAATCATAAATCTTGTGAAACCTTCCATTGGTGGGTAACGTCTCATAATGCGATATGGAGTATGGTCTATATCATCGAGTACTGTTCCTGTATAGTTATTGCAAATTGAGCAGTATTCATGTTTCCCGTTATGTCTCATCGTTTTAACTCCATTTAGGTTTCTACCACTTTTTGCGCTTCCATTCATATACCTCCAACTATTAATGCTACTATTTTTTGACAGGGTCAGGTATGATCTTGGCGTTAATGAGTACAGGCCGCTGAGTGATTCTTTGATACAAGGCTCCTCCAAAGATTCATTCTCGTTTGCATCTCTTGGTGTATAATAATCAAAGCTGTCTCTGTTGGAgaaatcaaaattttcgTGTGATACACTCTGGCTGCTTAATCCGCTACCTGATGAAGTTATAGATTTCCTACGTTGAACCAACttgttaaaaattttcGAACTCTTTGACTTCTTCTGTTCAGAACTTATGTTTGCGAACACTTTTGCCATTAAAATGGGTTCCAAAGCGTCGTTGCACATCTTGATCATCGTCACGAAACGTCTATAGATTTGTTTCTTGAACAGGAATGAGTCATCTAGTGGGTTAATTAGGTCAGAATCCCATACGAACTCTAAATTCTCTGTGGTTTTATATGCCATTGTCCCTACTGTCTTAACTATGGTATGCATTAAATTCGCGAACAGTTGGTCGTTAATAATCATATATCTATCCATTCTGTTAGTGAAATATGGCGTTGAGCAGTTGGCTCCGCTGATTACTGTAACGCTATCTGCTACATAAATCTTCATATGTAGTGTTCCCAATATTTCTGAGTACGGTGGTTTCAATATACCGTTCAACAGTGGGTCACATAGTGGTGAGTGGTACAGTCGTAGGCTGACGTTGTTTTGACTCAACAGTGGTTTGATTAAATCCAGGATACATTTTCCTGTATTTTCTTTTCTCATAGATCTTTGTTTATCCAAGAGTAGTTCTACTACTAAATTTGGGTTGTTTTCCTTTGCTTCAAATATGCAGTTGACAAAATCTTGCTCCAGTGGCAGGGTTCCTATATATAAACACGAAATCACTACAGTTTCCTTGGCATTTCTTATCATACTACATAACTGATTGTAGTACGACTTCGGGTCGTATAAAAACGACAGATTTTTGGATTCTGTAATGTATTCCAAAACCAGATCTTCCTCCATTctttaaaatacaaaaaattgacaaaatattttattttagaagcacagttattaaaaaaacCTCAGAAATAATTCATCCTAGGATGATTTAGACAAAAATGAAATCTTCAATTATGccaattttatcattagaTCCCCACCCTGGCATTAAAAACATATATATCATtcctaattatttattaaatttattttatcaatacTCTTTAACCTTATTTaacttttattataaacATTTACTAATTTTCCGGTTCATTTACACCAACACATTAGCTTTTACATACCTATTACATTTCATTCTTGTTCttctatttatttattaactatttaccaccttttatttattaaaatttaatttctttatatttgtatattaatattatttatattagttCATAATAATCTTATTTAATACATAATAATCTATATGATTCAGATCATCTGTACACATTTATGTTCCTTTATCATGAACTCTATTACAATCTTATTAAAGgtttatttttgtataattttttgaTGTTATATACTGCCTTAACTTAGTCAAATGATttcaatataaatatatctaataaatatctaatgtgtataaaaaataaaatttccagtcagaataataaattcaaatttggTGAACACATTCGAAAAACTATTTAAGAGGAGGAATTGgtatttctaaaaaatatctAGAGATTAAATCTCTTTTTTATCAATGCCTACTAGTATATCAACAAGGGATTCTACAAAAAAATCGAGttttttttcaataaatactttcaaaattagaaaattaagaatagtaaaaaatagATTAGTCTTTTTAATATCCCATATTaaactttttaatttaagAAGGCTGTGTTTGTGGGTAAGAAAATGGTTTAGGAAGAATAAAGtcttttcatttttaagAAATTGTTTCTCTAAAATAACCAAATTAAGATTGTTTgagtttattttaaataatgatatgTCTGAATTACTAGTTGATAGTTCATTACCTGGTGCCAATGAATGTGTACCGACTTCTACTGAATTAGTATTAAAGGAACCCAGTGAAACCGACTCAAATTCACCCTCcgaattaaataataaatttctttttaattatactaaaattataaaggATTTAGGAGGCGATAAAGACACTGATGGTACTATAACTAACAGCAATGAGGATTCCACTTCAGACGATCTTATAACAGGATGTAAAAAAAGCTCAAAAACAGTATCATTCTCAAGCAAAGTTTCATTTCACTATTTTTAGTAATTAATGGCCAAAAATTGTGCTACCCTAATACCAATTCTTGTACATTGATTTTATCGTAAATGATTCACactaacaaattaaaagtTATACACAGGATATTTGgatattgtaatatatcCTACAAGAAAACTCCCAAGTTTTTAGGGGcatacaattttaataaattaagaaGTTTTACTTCTGAATTTAGAAACGACTTGAATGATATAGAAGAATATAAGGACGCAGAGCTTGAGTTTGAGGAATATTGTGAGGAAGTAAAGGATTTTGTGGTTTTGGACAGACTAAATGAGGGCAAAAATCTAGGTTCGCTTTTGACTCGTCTTAACGTTAATGGACCGGACCACTATTTGAAAAGGTTCGAAGGATTAAAGGTTGATAATTTGAACTTAgttttaaatcaattaaacCAACTTAAAATACACTCGAATGcactatataattttactacTTGCGGATTTCAGGTCAGCCAGGACCACTTAAAAAAACTAGTATCTCTCGCACACAACCACTACATCGAACTACTATCAAGTTATGCTTTGGAGGAATCTGGTGAtcaagaaaataatatcaagTATCATAACGAAGTGATACAAAATGACACTGATCCTAGCGGGTCCAAAAACTCAAGAGCAGATATTTTTAAGTTGAGTGAAATACTTGCCACTCTTCTGTTAACGTCTTCTGAGTCGGGTCTGTTTAAAGATGACCCTAACCGAGTTTGTAGAATTTTGGAGTCTACATTGTTCGGCAAGATGTTCGAGCCTTTTGCTAAGTTTTCTAGCGGGagattaattaattcagTACTATTCGTATATTCAATTTCTCAACTTTTCGAAAAAGACTATGATGTTCAAATGGAAGGAATATTCGACAGAGTCATTCAGACGATTTCAATCAAGgaaattgatataaatttatcagaTTTATTCTATCTCAAATTATCTGtcaaatttatactaaaccgggtattttctaaaaatttaatagttAAGTGGTTTACAACTATCatcataattaataattatttatagaaTCCTGGACTAGGCAAAAAAATTTCCAAAGAATCTTCAAGTTTTCTATCCAATGTAGTATTTcaaaattacattaaagAAAAGGtttgtaaaaattttatttattgttaaattaaaatttaatccATAGGAATTACACGGGCTTGAAGATGTTGTGCCTCTAAAGATTAAGGAAATCGATTCTAACATTGAAGGTGGTGTGTTTAGTATAGGGCCCTTTGACTTTACACACGTGTCCCTACCAAACAAGGTTTGtttttctattttattttttgttttcatTTAGAATGTTTACATCTCAAACAAAcctcattattatttcaactCCAGCCCGAAGTTCGGAAAAAGAGAATACCTAAATTGGATGGACACTTTCCTGAAGATTAATGGTTGGAATCTTATACATTTGTAACGTTATTTCTTTCGTTTAATATTGTATGATACAAACATATGTTTTTTACTAGAATTCTTTTATCTCCTCCAAAATCTCCCAGGTATATTAACCTCATACATCTTGTGTAGGAACATTTTCTTCCCATGGCAAAATATATGCGTTCACAGAACAGGAGCATTTCTAGAACGCAATAGACTTGCCCTGAGGGTTCCCATCAACCTCACCAAGTTTGAGATAAGGGAGTATTTAAGGAAGCTCTACGATGCCAAGGTCATCAAAGTTAACACACTAATtaaaatacctaaaataaaaagagACTTTTCAAGCAAAGTCCcaaaatattatagaaATGGACCCATGTATAAGAAGGCTATAGTAACTCTTGAACACTCAGTCCCTGACGAGGTTAAGATGTTGGGAATG from Theileria annulata chromosome 1, complete sequence, *** SEQUENCING IN PROGRESS *** harbors:
- a CDS encoding orotidine 5'-phosphate decarboxylase, putative (Tap821d03.p1c.C.cand.23 - score = 17.54;~SMART pfam:OMPdecase (PF00215) at aa 60-282, E()7.60e-10), encoding MGFFDKVEARISSNSTILCLGLDPRDEQVEKFSKTAEFERLFQLNVDKKENWYKLDKNSTYVKLKLYCLHILDNTLDHVCCVKPNLAFFLSRLTDGVQVLVELCNYLRELNVPVLLDCKLGDIGTTTEYYKKFVFEELRADSCTVNTLLGSDVLKSFCSDSSNNFVNDLFVLAKCSNESSQEFQSALLKDGTPLYLRVIQQSEKFLENNSCNCKFGYVVGSNCVDEIRRIRESYECYLLVPGIGSQGGDLEQTLRYGLNKNKGGLIVPISRSITDTDVCLKFLIVFQDPNKSAVYYKNLINKYIK
- a CDS encoding DEAD-box family helicase, putative (Tap821d03.p1c.cand.93 - score = 158.47;~SMART DEXDc (SM00487) at aa 787-979, E()=2.88e-36; HELICc (SM00490) at aa 1436-1519, E()=1.10e-23), whose translation is MEPPENNKNTTPNCNPNGVTILKWFHKKEDQIGECVKEESQYKENPLLVQENEAKQTQNLEENRENLGNEGSQSKENMGEEEGENRRSKRTAAINQRLLMKKIASHEPNIEDMSQDELKYSDKGVLKKKRMKRENQQLYTSSSDHEEFIRSVSATYAANQQFFGLQWQPQPYFNPQLGFVQQRSLSETSAASYIKYNNSYSLENYVNKPTQEQLEHEEMIMNQLNELKGAEVFNFNEYEYLASKQKKKKKIMINKEHIFIKGLNYIENYFIQNRESLLRKDISELRKLGLDNVQVDPVFLIELGGNYEQFKDEIKDINKLINSLQSKLNELYSEMGKSIPNKINEPSVFSCSSLSPTSSRDKDKHILKFEEILEEMKDFQDLVNDEHKEKRKIYKNLVTNTSKYIIKMEQDLEKNKTERNKQVLLIYRNLSNSIDLFWKKIEKFAWEHLKKDLQQELIKKKKQNLDKFIQDAIKVSINDQDRYILDKKIKTVTTQPQTTQNINHSEPQNHIPKPKNKNQQDKVGSPKPNVSNDEDQVEDEYVLNKDEERMELDDLKLEDEMDSDKEENELNDLQKEAEMPLEELLKMYQNQTDEQSEEPDYDEIEQVTDSDEAQASDRDEAEKVSDSEADRVSELSMSDDPQSPNSDRYESSKPNVSNDEDQVEDEYVLNKDEERMELDDLKLEDEMDSDKEENELNDLQKEAEMPLEELLKMYQNQSDEADVPVPKKKYKYKKDDSNKVEIKTNKTQKDEESSKSKMEKVLTEEQNNRVQVNQEEDDVDIEVPFLIKGVLRPYQKEGLRWLVSLYERNINGILADEMGLGKTLQTICLLAYLACNKGNWGPHIIIVPTSILLNWVMEFNKFCPGFKVLAYYGTPAERAKKRTGWNKPYSFNVLISSYTIVVQDSYILKRRAWEYMILDEAQNIKNFTSKRWQTLLTFNTKFRLLLTGTPLQNSLQELWSLMHFILPNIFTSHTQFNIWFTDPLNQALDNMYSNNPLFTDNELEKKNKEREEMNKNNMELVEKLHAIFRPYLLRRLKKDVEKQMPSKYEHVLKCTLTKRQQVLYDEYIHLYNFSSNKEASKEERLSYRSMLNILIQLRKICNHPDQLKSRDAQIPIEFNINTLQLPYLFQISDKLKHNFDNRNLTNKINNSGKSFLEVCSKRKRTERLIVDKRIKKRRVDLNSQLSFLSLNNLVSSTFDDNKEVLNQNFVTDVDLEKPNNYNHYNGYGINSEKLKSEPQNNSEVTKRNMINKLSREQLLQGQKINLGPMNDNFKARKLTVNQNPSDELSNKMLSQKLLNRQDNILNLNLKNNLEINKIIESYLILILNFLLISVKVVSKPVKLYFSGTQGINYNNKNDWYMNEVKTKLLKRDDKKYYKENKVTVEAVNSNYKLLFPSRRSINDDCGKFKVLGPLLLKLKSEDHRCIIYTQFSKMLDILENWINFMGFTYIRLDGSTKIDMRQKIINRFNENTKIFLFISSTRTGGVGITLTGADTVIFYDTDWNPAIDRQAMDRCHRIGQTKDVNVYRLITEHTVEENIWRKQLQKRKLDDLIVDQGQFDVQHNNWFSNLDTLINIFQNKRDEQDEEDIYGKKILHESNVDETQFQTKGVQNIKMLIEVEDADDSMALKKLKKENENINKQDFETDLINSIPGLVTYCIQFLLKYQTVTLERQVENMKLKIQIEDYQNQQNNEQEEDEDDIYTDYTSSENEELSQEDELSEDSQ